The Lycium barbarum isolate Lr01 chromosome 12, ASM1917538v2, whole genome shotgun sequence genome includes a region encoding these proteins:
- the LOC132623252 gene encoding small ribosomal subunit protein mL103 (rPPR7) isoform X1 — MSSSITLRHARHLSSATSSNTTISISKAKSKLKAEHDPDKALEIYSSVSDRYISPLSSRYAQEYTVKRLAKSHRLSDIESFLESHKNSPKITQEPFLSSIIRSYGVAGMFDHALKIYHQMDDLGTPRSAISFNVLLSACVHSKQYDRVVKLFDEMPVKYGFLPDKVSYGILIRSYCEMGSPEMAMERLKEMEEKGVEITIVTFTTILHSFYKKGKNDDAEKVWNEMVKRGCGPDVGAYNVKIMNIQGGNPEGVKALIEEMNDAGLKPDTISYNYLMTCYCKNELMDEAQKVYEDLERNGCNANAATFRTLIFYLCKKGRFETGYKVFKESVRVNKIPDFNTLKYLVEGLVQRSKLKDAKGMSRTVKKKFPPNLVKAWTKLEEELGLAKVETGDNGGQ, encoded by the coding sequence ATGTCTTCTTCCATCACTTTGCGCCATGCACGCCACCTCTCAAGCGCAACTTCCAGCAACACCACCATCTCTATCTCCAAAGCAAAATCAAAGCTCAAAGCCGAACATGACCCTGACAAAGCCCTAGAAATTTACTCCTCCGTTTCAGATCGTTACATTTCCCCTTTATCCTCTCGCTACGCTCAAGAATACACAGTCAAGCGTCTAGCTAAGTCGCACCGTTTATCCGACATTGAAAGTTTCCTCGAATCTCACAAGAACAGCCCAAAAATCACCCAAGAACCATTTCTTTCATCCATAATACGTTCATATGGTGTCGCTGGCATGTTCGACCACGCGCTCAAAATTTATCATCAGATGGATGATTTAGGCACCCCCAGATCAGCTATTTCGTTTAATGTGCTTTTATCAGCTTGCGTGCACTCGAAACAGTATGATCGTGTTGTTAAgttgtttgatgaaatgcctgtAAAGTATGGATTTTTACCTGATAAAGTGTCGTATGGTATATTGATTAGGTCATATTGTGAAATGGGGTCGCCGGAAATGGCAATGGAAAGACTCAAGGAGATGGAGGAGAAAGGTGTGGAGATTACAATTGTTACTTTCACCACTATACTGCACTCATTTTATAAGAAGGGAAAGAATGATGATGCCGAAAAAGTATGGAATGAGATGGTGAAAAGGGGGTGCGGGCCAGATGTTGGTGCATACAATGTAAAGATTATGAACATTCAGGGTGGTAATCCAGAAGGCGTGAAAGCTTTAATTGAGGAAATGAACGATGCTGGATTGAAACCGGACACGATTAGCTACAATTACTTGATGACTTGTTATTGTAAGAATGAATTGATGGACGAGGCACAGAAGGTTTATGAGGATTTGGAGAGAAATGGGTGCAATGCAAATGCTGCAACTTTTAGGACTTTAATCTTTTATTTGTGTAAGAAGGGAAGGTTTGAGACGGGGTATAAGGTGTTTAAGGAGAGTGTGAGAGTTAACAAGATCCCAGATTTCAATACACTCAAGTATTTGGTGGAAGGGTTGGTGCAGAGATCAAAGTTGAAAGATGCAAAAGGGATGAGTAGGACAGTGAAGAAGAAGTTCCCTCCTAACTTGGTAAAAGCTTGGACCAAGCTAGAGGAGGAGCTTGGTTTGGCTAAAGTTGAAACCGGTGATAATGGAGGCCAATGA
- the LOC132623239 gene encoding uncharacterized protein LOC132623239 produces MPSAKPFATAAGALRARLSSGLKTRGGHGPNPFTTAGHQDRPNGYLFNRVPPPPGQSRKWEDWELPCYITSFLTIVILGVGLNAKPDLTLETWAHQEALKRLELESPQIQSVDAE; encoded by the coding sequence ATGCCGTCCGCGAAACCCTTCGCGACCGCCGCCGGCGCTCTACGAGCCCGTCTTAGTTCGGGCCTTAAAACCAGAGGAGGACACGGCCCGAACCCATTTACTACTGCGGGCCACCAAGATAGGCCCAATGGATACCTATTCAACCGTGTTCCACCGCCACCTGGACAGTCCCGTAAATGGGAAGATTGGGAACTCCCTTGCTACATCACCAGCTTTTTGACTATCGTTATCCTTGGTGTGGGCCTTAATGCTAAGCCCGATCTTACACTTGAAACTTGGGCCCATCAAGAAGCCCTAAAACGCCTCGAACTTGAATCCCCTCAAATCCAGTCCGTTGATGCGGAATGA
- the LOC132623788 gene encoding outer envelope pore protein 24, chloroplastic-like gives MISTTLRGHYEGGGVRDAITTVTLHAGAVKFNANVTEATLVNGSSLEGLSFSLEKPGSFLIDCDVPKQDVHFQFMNGVRVMEKPLNFTYTHWRGDNRTAVDGTLAIDSANKLSATYGFDSGFSKLGYSYVHRGLITFEPNYDFAKNSWDVAVSKRVFKENVVKASYQSSSNVLGLEWSSSGGFKVSASVNLAEEPKFPTLSFDSRLHVEL, from the exons ATGATAAGCACTACTCTTAGAGGACATTATGAAGGCGGCGGCGTAAGAGACGCCATTACCACCGTCACCCTTCACGCCGGAGCCGTTAAGTTTAATGCTAATGTGACTGAAGCCACCTTAGTCAACGGTTCCTCTTTAGAAGGTCTTTCTTTCTCCCTTGAAAAACCTGGCTCTTTCCTTATCGACTGCGATGTCCCCAAACAG GATGTGCATTTTCAATTTATGAATGGAGTGAGGGTTATGGAAAAGCCTTTGAACTTTACCTATACTCATTGGAGAGGAGACAACAGAACTGCAGTGGATGGGACACTGGCGATTGACTCGGCTAACAAGTTATCAGCCACTTATGGGTTTGATTCTGGTTTCTCCAAGTTAGGGTATAGTTATGTACATAGAGGCTTGATTACTTTCGAGCCAAACTATGATTTTGCCAAAAATTCGTGGGATGTTGCTGTGTCAAAGCGGGTGTTCAAGGAGAATGTGGTGAAGGCGTCGTATCAAAGTTCAAGCAACGTTTTGGGGCTGGAATGGAGTTCAAGTGGAGGATTTAAG GTCTCTGCGTCTGTGAATTTGGCAGAAGAACCAAAGTTTCCGACATTAAGTTTTGATAGTAGGTTGCATGTTGAACTGTAG
- the LOC132623252 gene encoding small ribosomal subunit protein mL103 (rPPR7) isoform X2: MSSSITLRHARHLSSATSSNTTISISKAKSKLKAEHDPDKALEIYSSVSDRYISPLSSRYAQEYTVKRLAKSHRLSDIESFLESHKNSPKITQEPFLSSIIRSYGVAGMFDHALKIYHQMDDLGTPRSAISFNVLLSACVHSKQSYCEMGSPEMAMERLKEMEEKGVEITIVTFTTILHSFYKKGKNDDAEKVWNEMVKRGCGPDVGAYNVKIMNIQGGNPEGVKALIEEMNDAGLKPDTISYNYLMTCYCKNELMDEAQKVYEDLERNGCNANAATFRTLIFYLCKKGRFETGYKVFKESVRVNKIPDFNTLKYLVEGLVQRSKLKDAKGMSRTVKKKFPPNLVKAWTKLEEELGLAKVETGDNGGQ, encoded by the exons ATGTCTTCTTCCATCACTTTGCGCCATGCACGCCACCTCTCAAGCGCAACTTCCAGCAACACCACCATCTCTATCTCCAAAGCAAAATCAAAGCTCAAAGCCGAACATGACCCTGACAAAGCCCTAGAAATTTACTCCTCCGTTTCAGATCGTTACATTTCCCCTTTATCCTCTCGCTACGCTCAAGAATACACAGTCAAGCGTCTAGCTAAGTCGCACCGTTTATCCGACATTGAAAGTTTCCTCGAATCTCACAAGAACAGCCCAAAAATCACCCAAGAACCATTTCTTTCATCCATAATACGTTCATATGGTGTCGCTGGCATGTTCGACCACGCGCTCAAAATTTATCATCAGATGGATGATTTAGGCACCCCCAGATCAGCTATTTCGTTTAATGTGCTTTTATCAGCTTGCGTGCACTCGAAACA GTCATATTGTGAAATGGGGTCGCCGGAAATGGCAATGGAAAGACTCAAGGAGATGGAGGAGAAAGGTGTGGAGATTACAATTGTTACTTTCACCACTATACTGCACTCATTTTATAAGAAGGGAAAGAATGATGATGCCGAAAAAGTATGGAATGAGATGGTGAAAAGGGGGTGCGGGCCAGATGTTGGTGCATACAATGTAAAGATTATGAACATTCAGGGTGGTAATCCAGAAGGCGTGAAAGCTTTAATTGAGGAAATGAACGATGCTGGATTGAAACCGGACACGATTAGCTACAATTACTTGATGACTTGTTATTGTAAGAATGAATTGATGGACGAGGCACAGAAGGTTTATGAGGATTTGGAGAGAAATGGGTGCAATGCAAATGCTGCAACTTTTAGGACTTTAATCTTTTATTTGTGTAAGAAGGGAAGGTTTGAGACGGGGTATAAGGTGTTTAAGGAGAGTGTGAGAGTTAACAAGATCCCAGATTTCAATACACTCAAGTATTTGGTGGAAGGGTTGGTGCAGAGATCAAAGTTGAAAGATGCAAAAGGGATGAGTAGGACAGTGAAGAAGAAGTTCCCTCCTAACTTGGTAAAAGCTTGGACCAAGCTAGAGGAGGAGCTTGGTTTGGCTAAAGTTGAAACCGGTGATAATGGAGGCCAATGA